In Daucus carota subsp. sativus chromosome 4, DH1 v3.0, whole genome shotgun sequence, one DNA window encodes the following:
- the LOC108217991 gene encoding citrate-binding protein: MESASLLVPICLCLAWLSFQLTAAVDPTVGFTSLPLDQSNFDIQKPYNVPVNKRYSFINGVHKMWVYKSDKPHSPDSHTNPRTEIRIQGYDFSSGVWQFEGYGYVPRVTSGACIMQIFGGSPHATTLMLRTYKGTLAYYRNPVLVQNIYNRWFRLNVIYDVDANKVQVYIDGDLKFETTGRGGNSHFFKCGVYAQDDDSNYMESRWKNIKVLKKN, encoded by the exons ATGGAATCTGCCTCACTACTTGTTCCCATTTGCTTGTGCCTCGCTTGGCTCTCCTTCCAGCTTACAGCGGCTGTTGATCCGACTGTCGGCTTCACCTCTCTACCTCTAGATCAATCCAACTTTGATATTCAAAAGCCTTACAATGTCCCTGTCAATAAACGATACAGCTTCATTAACGGAGTTCACAAGATGTGGGTGTACAAATCCGATAAACCTCACTCACCTGATAGCCATACCAATCCACGTACTGAAATCCGTATCCAG GGTTATGACTTCTCCTCTGGTGTCTGGCAATTCGAAGGATACGGATACGTCCCAAGAGTAACATCAGGAGCATGCATTATGCAAATTTTTGGCGGGAGCCCTCATGCAACTACTCTGATGCTTAGAACATACAAAGGCACACTTGCATATTACCGCAACCCTGTTCTTGTCCAGAACATTTACAATAGATGGTTCCGACTAAACGTGATCTACGACGTCGATGCAAACAAGGTGCAGGTTTACATCGACGGGGACTTGAAATTCGAAACAACGGGCCGAGGAGGAAACTCTCATTTCTTCAAATGCGGGGTGTATGCTCAAGACGATGATTCTAATTATATGGAGTCCCGCTGGAAGAATATCAAAGTTCTCAAGAAAAACTAA